A section of the Fusobacterium varium genome encodes:
- a CDS encoding phage tail protein yields the protein MYNGLTAIGKRYLAKCQAENKPITFTNVKIGNGTLEENENPEQFTSLKSLKKEIEIYSKEQNEDAVRLAIQFSNDNLEEGFYVREFGIYVDNDGVEELYWYINDGVETNWLPPAKVSPVKYKYYMNIIATNLESLIVNWNGNELWVDKEDFEKELAKKADKEDERLETNAKEIVEAINEIYRQLHNIDIETTTPQEMEELVNSYMTARRSVNIKEMIIDWDLNTTPDFTPEMYLQDDWGIGYLNIKLLNNVEKGKIRATFLNENLAESFVIEQEIVENKTIIKIPNELFKTPGKVDVRLNFRNFEDISVGGTETVYFYIIAKEKWELVEPFIPEVTQKYAKDVIDELYTALNSSKEEFIAFVNEQIKFLTLEETQEIINKYKGGE from the coding sequence ATGTATAACGGACTTACAGCTATAGGAAAAAGATATCTTGCTAAATGCCAAGCTGAAAATAAACCAATTACCTTTACTAATGTAAAAATAGGGAATGGAACTCTTGAAGAAAATGAGAATCCTGAACAATTTACAAGTCTTAAATCTTTAAAAAAAGAGATAGAAATCTATTCAAAGGAGCAGAATGAAGATGCAGTAAGATTAGCAATTCAATTCTCTAATGACAATTTAGAAGAGGGATTTTATGTAAGAGAGTTTGGAATATATGTAGATAATGATGGAGTAGAAGAACTCTACTGGTATATAAATGATGGAGTAGAAACAAACTGGTTACCTCCAGCTAAAGTATCTCCAGTGAAATATAAATACTATATGAATATCATTGCTACTAACTTAGAATCTCTTATTGTTAATTGGAATGGCAATGAGCTTTGGGTAGATAAAGAAGATTTTGAAAAAGAACTAGCTAAAAAAGCTGATAAAGAAGATGAAAGATTAGAAACTAATGCCAAAGAGATAGTAGAAGCAATTAATGAAATTTATAGACAACTTCATAATATAGATATTGAAACTACTACTCCACAGGAAATGGAAGAGTTAGTAAATAGCTATATGACAGCTAGAAGATCTGTAAATATAAAAGAGATGATAATAGATTGGGATTTGAACACAACTCCTGATTTTACTCCTGAAATGTATCTACAAGATGACTGGGGAATAGGTTATCTCAATATAAAATTATTAAATAATGTTGAAAAAGGAAAAATTCGAGCAACATTTTTAAATGAAAATTTAGCTGAATCTTTTGTAATAGAACAAGAAATTGTTGAAAATAAAACTATTATAAAAATTCCTAATGAATTATTTAAAACACCTGGAAAAGTAGATGTCAGATTAAATTTTAGAAATTTTGAAGATATCAGTGTAGGAGGAACAGAAACAGTTTATTTCTATATAATTGCTAAAGAGAAATGGGAGCTTGTTGAACCATTTATTCCAGAGGTAACACAAAAATATGCAAAAGATGTAATAGATGAGTTATACACAGCATTAAATTCATCTAAAGAGGAGTTTATTGCTTTTGTAAATGAACAGATAAAATTTTTAACCTTAGAAGAAACACAAGAGATCATTAACAAATATAAAGGAGGAGAATAA
- a CDS encoding phage tail protein I, whose protein sequence is MNNLLNTDYQILFPENLKKYKNLKCLAKEFEINFKKDVISQLPKLAIYENLEQQSDEVLSELAYQYSIDNWKEILPREIKIDLIKNAIMVHSKKGTKLSIEENLKKLNKPVEIREWWEYGGNPFTFKILVYNLFSASENWIFSLLDTIEKYKNCRSVIEVIEINNSLENEFKLGSFSAKEIEKEFFKNNAITDISNKFKTGLFIIKEIEKEFFRKEPIKNINSMVRVSLLKIIDMEVEYV, encoded by the coding sequence ATGAATAATCTTTTAAATACTGATTATCAAATTTTATTTCCAGAAAATTTGAAAAAATATAAGAATTTGAAATGTTTAGCAAAAGAGTTTGAAATAAATTTTAAAAAAGATGTTATTTCGCAACTTCCGAAATTGGCTATTTATGAAAATTTAGAACAACAATCAGATGAAGTTCTCTCAGAATTAGCTTATCAATATAGTATTGATAACTGGAAAGAGATACTTCCAAGAGAAATAAAGATAGATCTAATAAAAAATGCAATAATGGTTCACTCCAAAAAAGGAACTAAATTATCAATAGAAGAAAATTTGAAAAAATTAAATAAACCAGTCGAGATAAGAGAATGGTGGGAGTATGGAGGTAATCCGTTTACTTTTAAAATCCTAGTATATAATCTATTTTCTGCTTCGGAAAACTGGATATTTTCTTTGTTAGATACTATTGAAAAATACAAAAACTGTAGAAGTGTAATAGAAGTAATAGAGATTAATAATTCATTAGAAAATGAATTTAAACTAGGTTCATTTAGTGCAAAAGAGATAGAGAAAGAATTTTTCAAAAATAATGCTATTACAGATATCAGTAATAAATTTAAAACAGGTTTATTCATAATAAAAGAGATAGAAAAAGAGTTTTTTAGAAAAGAACCTATTAAAAATATTAATAGTATGGTTAGAGTAAGCTTGTTAAAAATAATAGATATGGAGGTGGAATATGTATAA
- a CDS encoding baseplate J/gp47 family protein — protein MNEIKFVDNDILKLEDTLKKGYEEIMKVTVKDGDPINDFISWITYIFSIANNNINFTGKMNLLRYATGTYLEALGELVGVKRNLARGAKATIKYTFSKVFEEVITIPKGHKVASGDLYFELDENIELVIGEQEVLGNVTCLQDGKIGNNLQNGEINTIVDDIPYLNSVENITASSGGADEETDEGLRERIRLKPTSFSTAGPVAAYRYYTLTAHQDIADAYIYTPRDTPGLVKVIPLLKNGIIPNHEILEIVEKTLSDNDIRPFTDRVEIIAPTALKYSLNIKWWANRENDITLITSNIGKAVEEYKQWQKTKLGRDINPNKLIQLLIQAGAKRVEIVSPIFTKIDKTHVAQDIATTINYQGVEDE, from the coding sequence ATGAATGAGATAAAATTTGTTGATAATGATATTTTAAAACTCGAAGATACTTTGAAAAAAGGATATGAAGAGATTATGAAAGTGACAGTTAAAGATGGAGACCCTATTAATGATTTTATATCCTGGATAACATATATATTTTCAATAGCAAATAACAATATAAATTTTACTGGAAAGATGAATCTCCTTAGATATGCAACTGGAACATATCTAGAAGCGCTAGGAGAGTTAGTAGGAGTCAAAAGAAATCTAGCAAGAGGAGCAAAGGCAACTATTAAATATACTTTTAGTAAAGTTTTTGAGGAGGTAATAACAATACCAAAAGGACATAAAGTTGCCTCTGGAGATCTTTATTTTGAATTAGATGAGAATATAGAACTTGTTATTGGAGAACAGGAAGTATTAGGAAATGTTACTTGTTTGCAAGATGGAAAAATAGGTAATAATTTACAAAATGGAGAGATTAATACCATTGTAGATGATATTCCATATTTAAACTCTGTAGAAAATATAACAGCATCTTCAGGAGGAGCAGATGAAGAAACTGATGAAGGATTGAGAGAAAGAATAAGGTTAAAACCTACATCCTTTAGTACAGCAGGACCTGTGGCAGCATATAGATATTACACCTTAACTGCTCATCAGGATATAGCTGATGCCTATATCTATACTCCAAGAGATACTCCAGGATTAGTAAAAGTTATCCCATTATTAAAAAATGGAATAATTCCTAATCATGAGATACTTGAAATAGTAGAAAAAACTCTATCTGATAATGATATAAGACCTTTTACAGACAGAGTAGAAATAATTGCTCCAACAGCATTAAAATATTCATTAAATATAAAATGGTGGGCAAATAGAGAGAATGATATAACTTTAATTACTTCTAATATAGGGAAAGCTGTAGAGGAGTATAAACAATGGCAGAAAACAAAACTAGGAAGAGATATAAATCCAAATAAATTAATTCAACTCTTAATTCAAGCTGGAGCAAAAAGAGTAGAAATAGTAAGTCCTATTTTTACAAAGATAGATAAAACTCATGTAGCTCAAGATATAGCTACTACTATAAATTATCAAGGAGTAGAAGATGAATAA
- a CDS encoding phage tail protein, producing MIVGSLGKTIFGCSSFYIKTINNLSGDKSVRWIEHEVMHGKPKLQFEGVALDELKLNIHLNAAWNVNPTAAAKEFEDYMKKGQKLKFILGSRVVGSGWYVITSMSETYKAYTSLGNVSKMELSLSLKEYN from the coding sequence ATGATTGTAGGAAGTTTAGGAAAGACTATATTTGGTTGTAGTTCTTTCTATATAAAGACTATTAATAATCTTTCAGGAGATAAAAGTGTTAGATGGATAGAACATGAAGTTATGCACGGAAAACCTAAACTACAATTTGAGGGAGTTGCATTAGATGAGCTTAAATTGAATATACATCTTAATGCTGCTTGGAATGTTAATCCAACTGCTGCTGCTAAAGAGTTTGAAGATTATATGAAAAAAGGACAAAAATTAAAGTTTATTTTAGGAAGTAGAGTAGTAGGAAGTGGTTGGTATGTAATAACTTCAATGTCTGAAACATATAAAGCATATACAAGCTTAGGAAATGTAAGTAAAATGGAGCTTTCTTTGAGCTTAAAGGAGTATAACTAA
- a CDS encoding phage baseplate assembly protein V: MIRFGTVSIVNHDKGTVKVHFEDLEDQSAELQVFQGRNKGTKQYSMPQIGERGLCLLVSNGNSGMYLGSGYDLPAPIMSNAGDGKTITVYSDGTQVIYDEKTSKLYLDCKKEIEVICPQIKITGDITINGNIQLNGGMNATDDVVAGGISLITHKHSGVKGGPDTSGTPV, encoded by the coding sequence ATGATAAGGTTTGGAACTGTGTCTATAGTAAATCATGATAAAGGAACTGTAAAAGTTCACTTTGAAGATTTAGAAGACCAATCAGCAGAATTACAAGTATTTCAGGGAAGAAATAAAGGAACTAAACAATACTCTATGCCTCAAATAGGAGAAAGGGGATTGTGTTTATTAGTTAGCAATGGAAACTCTGGAATGTATCTTGGAAGTGGTTATGATTTGCCAGCTCCTATTATGTCTAATGCAGGAGATGGTAAAACAATTACTGTATATTCTGATGGAACTCAAGTGATCTATGATGAAAAAACATCTAAACTATATTTAGATTGTAAAAAAGAGATTGAAGTTATATGTCCCCAGATAAAGATTACAGGAGATATAACAATAAATGGAAATATTCAGCTAAATGGTGGAATGAATGCTACAGATGATGTAGTTGCTGGTGGAATATCATTGATAACTCATAAACACTCTGGAGTTAAAGGTGGACCAGATACTTCAGGAACACCAGTATAG
- a CDS encoding late control protein D, which translates to MLDNLINKALDNVVGNTRRVELQILYEGKNITKYIHNDLLSFTQSDSLNEFDTLDLSIQNREGLWISSWAPLKGEKLEVKAYLYNWEVAGIIEIDIGTFYIDNVSYSGPPDICNIKALSVDITSNLMDNKKNRVWENVTLEKVASDIAKECNLELIFEVDFKFEYKRVEARLESYFNFLKRLGKEAGILVKLYNDKLILLEETLYEEKEPVMYLSRTDLKSYSFETDDTDRYAGCKISYYDSKLGKKIEKSFFTKQRAGYKRGTQRVLFINEEKEPPGATQKQKEEYLGKIAEKALREKNKDCIRGSIQMLGKSKLLSVGNNIYIVGFGIFEGKYLISKIDTNYKDYTLSLDIRKVEEEE; encoded by the coding sequence ATGTTGGATAATTTAATTAATAAAGCACTTGATAATGTAGTAGGAAACACTAGAAGAGTAGAATTACAAATACTTTATGAAGGCAAAAATATAACAAAATATATTCATAATGATTTACTTAGTTTTACTCAATCAGATTCTTTAAATGAATTTGATACTTTAGATTTAAGTATTCAAAACAGAGAAGGACTGTGGATCAGCAGTTGGGCTCCTCTTAAAGGGGAGAAACTAGAAGTAAAAGCCTATCTTTATAACTGGGAAGTTGCAGGAATTATAGAAATTGATATAGGAACTTTCTATATTGATAATGTTAGCTACTCTGGACCTCCTGATATATGTAATATTAAAGCTCTATCAGTGGATATAACATCAAATCTTATGGATAATAAAAAGAATAGAGTTTGGGAAAATGTAACATTGGAAAAGGTAGCATCGGATATAGCAAAGGAATGTAACCTTGAGTTAATTTTTGAAGTTGATTTTAAGTTTGAATATAAAAGAGTTGAAGCTAGACTAGAGAGTTACTTTAACTTTTTAAAGAGATTAGGAAAAGAAGCTGGAATATTAGTAAAACTCTATAACGATAAATTAATATTATTGGAAGAGACTTTATATGAAGAAAAAGAACCAGTGATGTATCTCTCAAGAACAGATCTTAAATCATATTCTTTTGAAACTGATGATACAGATAGATATGCTGGTTGTAAAATTTCATATTATGATAGTAAATTAGGAAAAAAAATAGAAAAAAGCTTCTTTACTAAACAGAGGGCAGGATATAAGAGAGGAACTCAAAGGGTACTCTTTATAAATGAGGAAAAAGAGCCTCCAGGAGCAACTCAAAAGCAAAAAGAGGAATACCTTGGTAAAATAGCTGAAAAAGCCTTAAGAGAAAAGAATAAGGATTGTATCAGGGGTAGTATTCAAATGCTTGGAAAAAGCAAATTATTAAGTGTCGGTAATAATATTTATATAGTTGGCTTTGGAATCTTTGAAGGAAAATATTTAATTTCAAAGATAGATACTAATTATAAAGATTATACACTCTCACTAGATATAAGGAAGGTGGAGGAAGAGGAATGA
- a CDS encoding phage tail tape measure protein: MGVKQLAISFGIGATIGSSFKGSFKNATTLIDAVNKKTEDLRKSQVALRKLSELRLIRKDTRQQINSAEKELLKLKKSISEVDAHGRELTKTKEKLSKEITNLSSKEKLLKTELASVTKKIEENQDVNEELMEQYVKLPKEIKSIESQLKTLKTEFNGVEKEIKDNSKESSSLNKTYSSLENKIESLNNKQKKHIEDIRETSKSLKEQNISLQDIGKSYEELEKKANNYNKAMEKYQKAERLKNKADKVSSIGGGAIKGASVVTGAGGVLLNSAIKAESAFADVKKQFDFANKEEEAKFKRELQSIITEKKMAISLEDLYGMAANAGQSGLKQDEAVSYIEQASKMAIAFNMNRDQASKYMFIWKNAFNMDLTKLKELTDQINTLGNNTGASEDQISEFITRLGNIPKLAGMAENQTAALGASLIEMGMAPEVAATGTKKLLNVLSKGKAADKSEKEALEMLGLDAQFLAKTASKDAEKAMDIVFSKLSKANKVDQSAIMTMLFGEEGKVAASNVLKSYEKYTQNLNLVKNKKNYEGATDKEYENRAGTTENELQNLQSQMEILQAQAGETLLPFLNQGIAIVAPALRKFTELLEKNPDKVKAMAKTIVYGTGALYGIGGALKVVSLGFTAYSNYTKLIGYITDKELIGKTIKGFKSFGRAGKSVLRGIGSGILKLGTVVKAGIAFFTTPVGLAILGITALVTAGYLLYKNWDTVKKGAIDLKNKIVELVDKYWYMLGPMGFVIKAGKSIYENWDTIKLKASELKDKLVEMVMNGINNFNEFKEKAMALLGIPFDYMASKIENLKNLGKDLKDYFLEIFEEIKNFSLGDAISGGASFLVNKAKEYIPGFATGGFVSSPTLAMIGEGGASEAIIPLTRDSNSMNLWEKTGRLLGAFDNSSSLNNTNTTFNFTYSPVVNAKDAAGVKEVLENDARMSYEQFKGYFDRYQRETYRRGNGR; the protein is encoded by the coding sequence ATGGGAGTTAAACAATTAGCAATCTCTTTTGGAATAGGAGCAACAATAGGCTCTAGTTTTAAAGGTAGTTTTAAAAATGCTACTACTTTAATAGATGCAGTTAATAAAAAAACAGAGGATTTAAGAAAAAGTCAAGTTGCTTTGAGAAAACTTAGTGAATTGAGATTAATTAGGAAAGATACAAGGCAACAGATAAATTCTGCTGAAAAAGAGCTTTTAAAATTGAAAAAAAGTATTTCAGAAGTAGATGCTCATGGAAGAGAATTAACTAAAACAAAAGAAAAATTATCTAAAGAGATTACAAATCTAAGTTCAAAAGAAAAGTTATTAAAAACTGAACTAGCATCTGTTACTAAAAAAATAGAAGAAAATCAAGATGTTAATGAAGAGTTAATGGAACAATATGTAAAACTTCCAAAGGAAATAAAAAGTATAGAATCTCAATTGAAAACTTTAAAAACTGAATTTAATGGAGTTGAAAAAGAGATAAAAGATAACTCTAAGGAAAGTAGTTCATTAAATAAAACGTATTCATCTTTGGAAAATAAAATTGAAAGTTTAAATAATAAGCAAAAAAAGCATATAGAAGATATTAGAGAAACTAGCAAAAGCTTAAAAGAGCAAAATATATCATTACAAGATATAGGAAAATCATATGAGGAACTTGAGAAAAAAGCTAACAACTATAATAAAGCTATGGAAAAATATCAAAAAGCTGAAAGGTTAAAAAATAAAGCTGATAAAGTTTCAAGTATAGGTGGAGGAGCAATTAAAGGAGCTAGTGTGGTTACTGGGGCAGGGGGAGTATTGCTTAACTCTGCTATCAAAGCTGAAAGTGCTTTTGCTGATGTAAAGAAACAATTTGATTTTGCCAATAAAGAGGAAGAGGCAAAATTTAAAAGAGAATTACAATCTATTATTACAGAGAAAAAAATGGCAATCTCATTAGAGGATCTTTATGGAATGGCTGCTAATGCAGGACAGTCAGGGTTAAAGCAAGATGAGGCTGTATCATATATAGAACAAGCTTCTAAGATGGCAATAGCTTTTAATATGAATAGAGATCAAGCATCTAAATATATGTTTATATGGAAAAATGCTTTTAATATGGACTTAACTAAATTAAAAGAACTTACTGATCAAATTAATACTCTTGGAAATAATACAGGAGCTTCAGAAGATCAAATTTCAGAATTTATAACTAGATTAGGAAATATTCCTAAACTTGCTGGTATGGCTGAAAATCAGACTGCTGCTTTAGGAGCTTCATTAATTGAGATGGGAATGGCACCAGAGGTAGCTGCTACAGGAACTAAAAAGCTTTTAAATGTTTTATCTAAAGGAAAAGCAGCAGATAAATCAGAAAAAGAAGCTTTAGAAATGCTTGGATTAGATGCTCAATTTTTAGCAAAAACTGCATCTAAAGATGCAGAAAAAGCTATGGATATTGTCTTTTCAAAGTTAAGTAAAGCTAATAAAGTAGATCAGTCAGCAATTATGACTATGCTATTTGGAGAAGAGGGAAAAGTTGCAGCATCTAATGTTCTTAAATCTTATGAAAAGTATACTCAAAATTTAAACTTGGTTAAGAATAAAAAGAATTATGAAGGTGCAACAGATAAGGAATATGAAAATAGAGCTGGAACAACAGAAAATGAATTGCAAAATTTACAATCACAAATGGAAATATTGCAAGCTCAAGCAGGAGAAACATTACTGCCTTTTTTAAATCAAGGTATAGCAATAGTAGCTCCAGCTTTACGAAAATTTACTGAACTTCTTGAGAAAAATCCTGATAAAGTAAAGGCAATGGCTAAAACTATTGTTTATGGAACAGGAGCTTTATATGGTATAGGAGGAGCTTTAAAAGTTGTTAGTTTAGGTTTTACAGCATATTCTAATTACACAAAGTTAATTGGTTATATAACTGATAAAGAACTTATTGGAAAAACTATAAAAGGATTTAAAAGTTTTGGAAGAGCAGGTAAAAGTGTTCTAAGAGGGATAGGAAGTGGAATTTTAAAACTAGGAACAGTTGTTAAAGCAGGAATAGCTTTTTTTACAACTCCTGTAGGATTAGCTATTTTAGGAATAACAGCTCTTGTTACAGCAGGATATTTGCTATATAAAAACTGGGATACAGTTAAAAAAGGAGCTATAGATCTTAAGAATAAGATAGTTGAATTAGTAGATAAATATTGGTATATGCTTGGTCCTATGGGATTTGTTATTAAAGCTGGAAAATCAATATATGAAAACTGGGACACTATCAAATTAAAGGCTAGTGAACTAAAAGATAAACTAGTTGAAATGGTAATGAATGGAATTAATAATTTCAATGAATTTAAAGAGAAAGCTATGGCTCTATTAGGAATACCTTTTGATTATATGGCATCTAAAATAGAAAATTTAAAGAATTTAGGAAAAGATCTAAAGGATTATTTCTTAGAAATATTTGAAGAGATTAAAAACTTTAGTTTAGGTGATGCTATTAGTGGAGGAGCATCATTTTTAGTGAACAAAGCTAAAGAATATATTCCTGGATTTGCAACTGGTGGATTTGTTAGTTCTCCAACTCTTGCAATGATAGGAGAGGGAGGAGCATCTGAAGCTATAATTCCTCTTACTAGAGATTCAAATAGTATGAATCTATGGGAGAAAACTGGAAGATTATTAGGAGCTTTTGATAATAGCTCTAGCTTAAATAATACTAATACTACTTTTAATTTTACTTATTCCCCTGTAGTTAATGCTAAAGATGCTGCAGGTGTAAAGGAAGTTCTAGAAAATGATGCAAGAATGTCTTATGAGCAATTCAAAGGTTATTTTGATAGATACCAAAGAGAAACATATAGGAGGGGAAATGGCAGATAA
- a CDS encoding phage major tail tube protein: MSGLTGPGIIPEKVTNYQLYADGSRSLTALVDVDMPDIQFMSETISGAGIAGEIDSTTLGHLQAMNMGLNFRTLIDQNYNMLEQRAYNLEIKAGIQSLDQNAGKFITGKYRIMVKGYPKGFSQGKLSVGKATDSKQEFAVNYMKVEYDGEEVLEVDKINMIFKVRGTDYLTDLRAAMGM; encoded by the coding sequence ATGTCAGGATTAACAGGACCAGGAATAATTCCAGAGAAAGTTACAAACTATCAACTTTATGCTGATGGTAGCAGATCATTAACAGCCTTAGTTGATGTTGATATGCCAGATATACAATTTATGTCTGAAACAATTTCAGGAGCAGGAATAGCAGGAGAGATTGATTCAACAACATTGGGGCATCTTCAAGCAATGAATATGGGGTTAAACTTTAGAACCCTTATAGATCAGAACTACAATATGCTAGAACAAAGGGCATATAATCTTGAGATAAAAGCAGGAATTCAATCATTAGATCAAAATGCAGGGAAGTTTATAACAGGGAAATATAGAATAATGGTCAAAGGATATCCTAAAGGTTTTTCTCAAGGGAAATTATCAGTAGGAAAAGCTACAGATTCTAAACAAGAATTTGCAGTTAATTATATGAAAGTTGAATATGATGGAGAAGAGGTACTTGAAGTTGATAAAATTAATATGATTTTTAAAGTAAGAGGAACTGATTATTTAACAGATTTAAGAGCTGCTATGGGAATGTAA
- a CDS encoding phage tail sheath family protein, giving the protein MAFNHGVRTQETATSLLATKTDSITPFYVGTAPINMCEKQNINTPILCYSYEEAVKEFGFVNDFENYTLCEAIDAHFSKFGIGPIVLVNVLDPKTHKKSVQSQSVPFGEDKTAVIKDIGIIISSLNITPKITYTTEFDANGYLMIVQTGEEEVSGNNLTVTYDKLDPSAIKNTDIVGGIDPSSGAKKGLECISMVFPKYRLVPNLVLAPKWSTDSTVVAVMETKASLINGHFKGFALVDIDTKTVPKYSDAVKHKNDNNLISTYLEVCYPKVKLGDTQYHLSTQVACLIQSLAAENDGIPYKSPSNEGIKADSACLADGTDMFLGLDEANYLNENGITTSINWIGGWVAWGNRTGCYPDVTDPKDNFIVSRLMFNFLTNSLVQTYWQKVDNPMNKNLITTITDSVNIWLNGLMAAGMIIGGRVEFREEDNPTTSLIDGKIKFKLYFSPALPAEDICFDLEIDTNYYSNLF; this is encoded by the coding sequence ATGGCATTTAATCATGGAGTTAGAACCCAAGAAACAGCTACATCATTATTAGCTACTAAAACAGATTCCATAACACCCTTTTATGTAGGTACTGCCCCTATTAATATGTGTGAGAAACAAAATATAAATACTCCTATATTATGTTACTCATATGAAGAGGCTGTAAAAGAGTTTGGATTTGTTAATGATTTTGAAAATTATACACTATGTGAAGCTATAGATGCACATTTTAGTAAGTTTGGAATAGGACCTATTGTATTAGTCAATGTACTAGATCCTAAGACACATAAAAAATCAGTACAAAGTCAATCAGTTCCATTTGGAGAAGATAAAACAGCAGTAATTAAAGATATTGGAATTATAATAAGTTCTTTAAATATCACTCCAAAAATAACTTATACAACTGAATTTGATGCAAATGGTTATCTAATGATTGTTCAAACAGGAGAAGAGGAAGTTTCTGGTAATAATTTAACAGTAACTTATGATAAATTAGACCCTAGTGCTATAAAAAACACAGATATTGTAGGAGGAATAGATCCATCCTCAGGAGCTAAAAAAGGATTAGAATGTATTTCAATGGTTTTCCCTAAATATAGACTTGTGCCAAACTTAGTACTAGCTCCTAAGTGGTCAACAGATAGTACAGTAGTGGCAGTAATGGAAACTAAAGCAAGTTTAATCAATGGACATTTTAAAGGATTTGCTCTTGTAGATATTGATACTAAAACTGTACCTAAGTATTCTGATGCAGTTAAACACAAAAATGATAACAATTTAATTTCTACTTACTTAGAAGTATGCTATCCAAAGGTAAAATTAGGAGATACTCAATATCACTTATCAACACAAGTTGCTTGTTTAATTCAATCACTAGCAGCTGAAAATGATGGAATACCTTATAAATCTCCATCTAATGAGGGAATAAAAGCAGACTCTGCTTGTTTAGCAGATGGTACAGATATGTTCTTAGGGTTAGATGAAGCAAATTATCTTAACGAAAATGGAATTACTACTTCTATTAACTGGATTGGTGGTTGGGTAGCTTGGGGAAATAGAACTGGTTGCTATCCAGATGTAACAGATCCAAAGGATAATTTTATAGTTTCAAGACTTATGTTTAACTTCTTAACTAATAGTTTAGTTCAAACATATTGGCAAAAAGTTGATAATCCTATGAATAAAAACTTAATAACTACTATCACTGATAGTGTAAATATTTGGTTAAATGGTTTAATGGCTGCTGGAATGATTATAGGGGGAAGAGTTGAATTTAGAGAAGAGGATAATCCTACTACTTCATTGATAGATGGAAAAATTAAGTTCAAATTATACTTCTCTCCAGCATTACCAGCTGAAGATATATGCTTTGATTTAGAAATAGATACTAATTATTATAGCAACTTATTTTAG
- a CDS encoding phage tail protein yields MANGFIEIKNLDKAQRLLSGIKNGIERATSSAVNRSIITIKKDLKKDATTNYAISSTEVEKTLSVKKANFKSPIGYIRSKSPRLSLYKFFKYKKSDGTLLVRVKKREKRKAVVGKENLYGRPFLATMKNGHRGIFQRKASNRKATIQDLKTVSIPQMLGTESVEEYVEDKAPKILEKNLDREIDRILKGHL; encoded by the coding sequence ATGGCTAATGGTTTTATTGAAATTAAAAATTTAGATAAAGCACAAAGACTACTTTCAGGAATAAAAAATGGGATAGAAAGAGCTACCTCATCAGCTGTAAATAGATCTATTATAACTATAAAAAAAGACTTAAAAAAAGATGCAACAACAAATTATGCTATTAGTTCTACAGAAGTTGAAAAAACTTTATCAGTTAAAAAAGCTAATTTTAAAAGTCCTATTGGATATATTAGATCTAAATCTCCAAGACTTTCTCTATATAAGTTTTTTAAATATAAAAAATCAGATGGAACTCTTTTAGTTAGGGTAAAAAAGAGGGAGAAAAGAAAGGCTGTAGTAGGAAAAGAGAATTTATATGGACGCCCTTTCTTAGCAACTATGAAAAATGGGCATCGTGGAATATTTCAAAGAAAAGCTTCAAATAGAAAAGCTACAATACAAGATTTAAAAACAGTTTCTATTCCACAAATGCTTGGAACTGAAAGTGTTGAAGAGTATGTAGAAGATAAAGCACCTAAAATATTAGAAAAAAATTTAGATAGAGAGATAGATAGAATTTTAAAGGGGCATCTATGA